One window from the genome of Paramisgurnus dabryanus chromosome 24, PD_genome_1.1, whole genome shotgun sequence encodes:
- the LOC135721142 gene encoding uncharacterized protein gives MRDPQPCRMENEDTEEQKDMMEVNKDSQAEVNEADGKHQNVKTKCHVRQKGSLRRRDKMCKKSFRKVGGPADHMRTHLCGKSFRIKALFNAHMRIHTGKKPFKCHTCEKFFTCYSALDIHTRTHTGEKPHKCQQCGKSFAIESNLKRHMRVHTGEKPFECHQCGKFFTCYSALKEHMRIHTGEKPYKCQQCGKSFAIGSYLNKHMRIHTGEKPYTCHQCGKSFAIENNLKIHMRIHTGEKPFKCSQCDKRFTQKACVKTHMRIHTGEKPFTCKQCGKSFAHKSTMDYHMRIHTGEKPFKCSENEKSFTTRSNLNTNMRILTEEKPFKCSQCDKRFAQQSGVDRHMRVHTGEKPFECRQCGKFFGCSGAFIKHMRIHTGEKPYSCHQCGKSFAIENNLKIHMRIHTGEKPFKCSQCDKRFTQKACVKTHMRIHTGEKPFTCKQCGKSFAHKSTMDYHMRIHTGEKPFKCSENEKSFTTRSNLNTNMRILTEEKPFKCSQCDKRFAQQSGVDRHMRVHTGEKPFECRQCGKFFGCSGAFIKHMRIHTGEKPYSCHHCGKSFAQHSGLTTHMRTHTGEKPFKCSQCDKSFTQQSGVDKHMSIHTGEKPFECHQCGKFFKCNSALNTHMRIHTGEKPFTCQQCGKSFTFSSNLRIHMRIHTGEKPFKCSQCDKSFTQQSGVDSHMRIHTEDKPYKCSECTKSFTTGSDLNTHMTIHTGEKPIKCSQCDKRFIHKSSLDRHMKIHTGEKTFKCQQCGKFFDCYSNLNRHMSVHTGEKPFKCSQCDKSFAQQGGVNKHMKIHTGEKPFECHQCGKFFRSSNSRNTHMRTHTGEKPFTCQQCGKSFTTAGHLKEHMRVHTGEKPFECHQCGKTFSGYSSRNTHMRIHTGERAFTCHLCGKSFITGGQLKTHMITHTCSQCGKSFRDKNTLKIHKKIHTGVKPFECHQCGKFFRCSSSRNIHMRIHTTEKP, from the exons ATGAGAGATCCACAACCATGCAGAATGGAGAATGAAGATACAGAGGAACAAAAAG aTATGATGGAAGTGAATAAGGACAGTCAAGCTGAAGTGAATGAAGCGGATGGGAAACATCAgaatgtaaaaacaaaatgtcATGTTCGACAGAAAGGATCTCTGAGAAGGAGAgacaaaatgtgtaaaaagaGTTTCAGAAAAGTTGGAGGCCCTGCAGATCACATGAGGACTCATCTGTGTGGAAAGAGCTTCAGAATCAAAGCACTCTTTAACGCACAtatgagaattcacactggaaaGAAACCATTTAAATGTCATACATGTGAAAAGTTTTTCACATGTTATAGTGCCCTCGATATACACACAAGaactcacactggagaaaagccGCACAAATGCCagcagtgtggaaagagttttgccattgaaagtaacctTAAAAGACACATGAGAGTTCACACCGGAGAAAAACCTTTTGAATGTCATCAATGTGGAAAGTTTTTCACATGTTATAGTGCCCTTAAGGAacacatgagaattcacactggagaaaaaccgtACAAATGCCagcagtgtggaaagagttttgccATTGGAAGTTACCTTAATAAacacatgagaattcacactggagagaaaccttacacatgTCATCAGTGTGGTAAGAGTTTTGCCATTGAAAATAACCTCAAGATacacatgagaattcacactggagagaaaccattcaAATGCAGTCAGTGTGACAAACGTTTCACCCAAAAAGCATGTGTTAAAACgcacatgagaattcacactggagagaaaccattcaCATGTAAACAGTGTGGGAAGAGTTTTGCCCATAAATCAACCATGGACTAccacatgagaattcacactggagagaaaccgttCAAATGCAGTGAGAATGAGAAGAGTTTTACCACTAGAAGTAACCTTAATACAAACATGAGAATTCTCACAGAAGAGAAACCATTCAAATGCAGTCAGTGTGACAAACGTTTCGCCCAACAATCAGGTGTTGATAGACACATGAGGgttcacaccggagagaaaccttTTGAATGTCGACAATGTGGAAAGTTCTTCGGATGTTCCGGTGCCTTCATTAAacacatgagaattcacactggagagaaaccttactcGTGTCATCAGTGTGGTAAGAGTTTTGCCATTGAAAATAACCTCAAGATacacatgagaattcacactggagagaaaccattcaAATGCAGTCAGTGTGACAAACGTTTCACCCAAAAAGCATGTGTTAAAACgcacatgagaattcacactggagagaaaccattcaCATGTAAACAGTGTGGGAAGAGTTTTGCCCATAAATCAACCATGGACTAccacatgagaattcacactggagagaaaccgttCAAATGCAGTGAGAATGAGAAGAGTTTTACCACTAGAAGTAACCTTAATACAAACATGAGAATTCTCACAGAAGAGAAACCATTCAAATGCAGTCAGTGTGACAAACGTTTCGCCCAACAATCAGGTGTTGATAGACACATGAGGgttcacaccggagagaaaccttTTGAATGTCGACAATGTGGAAAGTTCTTCGGATGTTCCGGTGCCTTCATTAAacacatgagaattcacactggagagaaaccttactcGTGTCATCATTGTGGTAAGAGTTTTGCCCAACATTCAGGTTTAACAACGCACATGAGAActcacaccggagagaaaccgTTCAAATGCAGTCAGTGTGACAAAAGTTTCACCCAACAATCAGGTGTTGATAAACACATGAGtattcacaccggagagaaaccttTCGAATGTCATCAATGTGGGAAGTTCTTCAAATGTAATAGTGCTCTCAATACacacatgagaattcacactggagagaaaccgttcacatgccagcagtgtggaaagagttttaccTTTAGTAGTAACCTTAGAATACATATGAgaattcacaccggagagaaaccgTTCAAATGCAGTCAGTGTGACAAAAGTTTCACCCAACAATCAGGTGTTGATAGtcacatgagaattcacactgaaGATAAACCTTACAAATGCAGTGAGTGTACGAAGAGTTTTACCACTGGAAGTGACCTTAATACACACATGACaattcacaccggagagaaaccaATCAAATGCAGTCAATGTGACAAAAGATTCATCCACAAATCAAGTCTTGATAGACACATgaaaattcacactggagagaaaacatttaaatgtcaGCAATGTGGAAAGTTTTTCGACTGCTATAGTAACCTTAACAGACACATGAgtgttcacactggagaaaaaccgtTCAAATGCAGTCAGTGTGACAAAAGTTTTGCCCAGCAAGGTGGTGTTAATAAACACATGAAAATTCACACCGGAGAAAAACCTTTTGAATGTCATCAATGTGGAAAGTTTTTCAGATCCTCTAATAGCCGTAATACACACATGAGaactcacactggagagaaaccgttCACATGCCAGCAGTGTGGAAAGAGCTTTACCACCGCTGGTCACCTTAAGGAACACATGAGAgttcacaccggagagaaaccttTCGAATGTCATCAATGTGGAAAAACGTTCAGCGGTTATAGTAGCCGTAATACacacatgagaattcacactggagagagagCGTTCACCTGTCATCTGTGTGGAAAGAGCTTTATCACCGGTGGTCAGCTTAAGACACACATGATAACTCACACTTGCagtcagtgtggaaagagttttcgGGACAAAAATACACTTAAGatacacaaaaaaattcacacCGGAGTAAAACCTTTTGAGTGTCATCAATGTGGAAAATTTTTCAGATGCTCTAGTAGCCGTAATATacacatgagaattcacaccACAGAGAAACCTTAG
- the cela1.6 gene encoding chymotrypsin-like elastase family member 1.6 — MKRTEFSESTRNMLRFMLLSVLAALALAEPRYIEDTYEQRVVGGEVAKPNSWPWQISLQYLSGGSYYHTCGGTLIRQRWVMTAAHCVDTQRTWRVVLGDHDIYNQEGREQYMTVSQVYVHPNWNSNSVASGYDIALLRLTNDATLNSYVKLASLPPSGQTLPHNNPCYISGWGRTSTGGSLSAQLKQAYLPLVDHQTCSSSGWWGSTVKNTMVCAGGGRDSGCNGDSGGPLNCQVNGAYYVHGVTSFVSSLGCNTNQKPTVFTRVSAYISWIQGIIG, encoded by the exons ATGAAGCGTACAGAATTCAGTGAATCCACTAGAAACATGCTGAGGTTCATGCTGTTGAGTGTGCTGGCTGCTCTGG CTTTGGCCGAGCCCAGATATATTGAGGATACCTACGAACAGAGGGTTGTGGGAGGAGAGGTGGCTAAACCCAACTCCTGGCCCTGGCAG ATCTCTCTGCAGTATTTGTCCGGTGGAAGTTACTATCACACCTGTGGTGGTACTTTGATCAGACAGAGATGGGTGATGACCGCTGCCCACTGCGTGGACAC ACAGAGAACGTGGCGTGTTGTTCTGGGCGACCACGACATCTACAACCAGGAGGGTCGCGAGCAGTACATGACCGTCAGTCAGGTCTACGTCCACCCCAACTGGAACAGCAACAGCGTGGCCTCTGG ATATGACATCGCTCTCCTGCGTCTGACCAATGATGCCACCCTCAACTCATACGTTAAGCTGGCCTCTCTGCCCCCATCCGGACAAACCCTGCCCCACAACAACCCCTGTTACATCAGCGGATGGGGCCGCACATCGA CTGGTGGTTCCCTCTCTGCTCAGCTCAAACAGGCCTATCTCCCCCTGGTGGATCATCAGACCTGTAGCAGCAGTGGCTGGTGGGGCAGCACTGTGAAGAACACCATGGTTTGTGCTGGAGGTGGAAGAGACTCTGGATGCAAT ggtGACTCTGGTGGTCCTCTGAACTGTCAGGTCAATGGAGCTTATTACGTCCATGGTGTGACCAGCTTTGTCTCCTCATTGGGCTGTAACACCAACCAGAAACCAACAGTCTTCACTCGTGTGTCTGCTTACATCAGCTGGATTCAGGGT ATCATTGGATAA